In Dermochelys coriacea isolate rDerCor1 chromosome 10, rDerCor1.pri.v4, whole genome shotgun sequence, one DNA window encodes the following:
- the MIEF2 gene encoding mitochondrial dynamics protein MID49 isoform X2, which yields MAELHKRGKRQDDNGLGGAVDFLLANARLVLGVGGAAVLAIATLVVKRLIDRATSSPDEDNAKAEQKSIEESWQDLSLIKAVPKPPKKQSRADLSESLLSPSATLPAQAEPHGHPTSPETPQEESRTLLCLTFQEKLLSYYRNHVTIPETDMALGKQLAKDICIELQSFLQNKCPELPFGSMFLSGSLCDDLQVVVADHVCFMLPLVFETTLWSLIPGEDTIVQDPQFWMIRRTDLEYFPRGSSPWDRFIVGGYLSSNVLNEVLHKMLVASVNWPAIGSMLECLIRPVVASEELKLEVTHYETQLNITLCPVTEAGDKVLLAKPPKGLVGNLWRQSFYRSEVSKLKDLDAADAGARRCCLKILKGVCKNHPFLSKLTGSHLTHVLLHLSETESDWTEEALAARFQQVLESLVGYLEAGFLPCYFNSQINLFCELLEEEIDEMGYALYSAVSQPDLLWQERADK from the exons ATGGCTGAGCTGCATaaaagggggaagaggcaggacgaCAACGGGCTGGGCGGTGCTGTTGACTTCCTGTTGGCCAACGCCAGGCTGGTGCTTGGCGTGGGGGGTGCTGCTGTGCTGGCCATCGCAACTCTGGTGGTGAAACGG CTGATAGACCGAGCCACCAGCTCGCCCGACGAGGACAATGCTAAGGCAGAGCAGAAGTCCATCGAGGAGAGCTGGCAAGATCTGAGCTTGATTAAGGCAGTGCCAAAGCCTCCAAAGAAGCAAAGCCGGGCAGATCTCAGCGAGTCTCTGCTATCCCCATCTGCGACCCTTCCTGCCCAAG CTGAGCCTCATGGCCATCCCACCTCCCCGGAGACTCCCCAAGAAGAATCCAGGACTCTGCTTTGTCTCACATTCCAGGAGAAACTCCTCTCTTACTACAGAAACCATGTCACCATCCCAGAGACGGACATGGCCCTTGGTAAGCAGCTGGCAAAGGACATCTGCATTGaactgcagagcttcctgcaaaACAAGTGCCCAGAACTGCCCTTCGGCAGCATGTTCCTCAGTGGTTCCCTCTGCGATGACCTCCAGGTTGTTGTTGCTGACCATGTCTGCTTCATGCTGCCCTTGGTATTTGAAACCACGCTCTGGAGCCTCATCCCAGGAGAGGACACCATCGTACAAGACCCCCAGTTCTGGATGATCAGGCGGACTGACCTGGAGTACTTCCCTCGCGGGAGCAGCCCTTGGGACAGGTTCATAGTGGGCGGGTACCTCTCCTCCAACGTGCTCAATGAGGTGCTTCATAAAATGCTGGTGGCCTCAGTCAACTGGCCTGCCATAGGCAGCATGTTGGAGTGCCTCATCAGACCCGTGGTGGCTTCTGAGGAGCTGAAATTGGAGGTTACACATTACGAGACCCAGCTGAACATAACCCTCTGCCCAGTGACAGAAGCTGGGGATAAGGTTCTTCTTGCCAAGCCTCCAAAAGGACTTGTGGGAAACCTCTGGCGACAAAGCTTTTATAGGTCAGAGGTCTCCAAGCTTAAAGATCTGGATGCTGCAGACGCTGGAGCCAGGCGGTGCTGCCTCAAAATCCTAAAAGGTGTCTGTAAAAACCATCCCTTCTTGAGCAAACTGACTGGCAGTCACCTGACTCATGTCCTCCTCCACCTGAGTGAAACTGAATCAGACTGGACAGAGGAGGCCCTGGCTGCGAGGTTCCAGCAGGTGCTCGAATCGTTGGTTGGCTATCTGGAGGCAGGCTTCCTCCCCTGCTATTTCAATAGTCAGATTAACTTGTTCTGCGAGCTGCTGGAAGAGGAGATAGATGAGATGGGGTATGCACTCTACAGTGCTGTATCTCAGCCAGACCTCTTGTGGCAGGAACGTGCGGATAAATGA
- the MIEF2 gene encoding mitochondrial dynamics protein MID49 isoform X1, translating to MAELHKRGKRQDDNGLGGAVDFLLANARLVLGVGGAAVLAIATLVVKRLIDRATSSPDEDNAKAEQKSIEESWQDLSLIKAVPKPPKKQSRADLSESLLSPSATLPAQAAEPHGHPTSPETPQEESRTLLCLTFQEKLLSYYRNHVTIPETDMALGKQLAKDICIELQSFLQNKCPELPFGSMFLSGSLCDDLQVVVADHVCFMLPLVFETTLWSLIPGEDTIVQDPQFWMIRRTDLEYFPRGSSPWDRFIVGGYLSSNVLNEVLHKMLVASVNWPAIGSMLECLIRPVVASEELKLEVTHYETQLNITLCPVTEAGDKVLLAKPPKGLVGNLWRQSFYRSEVSKLKDLDAADAGARRCCLKILKGVCKNHPFLSKLTGSHLTHVLLHLSETESDWTEEALAARFQQVLESLVGYLEAGFLPCYFNSQINLFCELLEEEIDEMGYALYSAVSQPDLLWQERADK from the exons ATGGCTGAGCTGCATaaaagggggaagaggcaggacgaCAACGGGCTGGGCGGTGCTGTTGACTTCCTGTTGGCCAACGCCAGGCTGGTGCTTGGCGTGGGGGGTGCTGCTGTGCTGGCCATCGCAACTCTGGTGGTGAAACGG CTGATAGACCGAGCCACCAGCTCGCCCGACGAGGACAATGCTAAGGCAGAGCAGAAGTCCATCGAGGAGAGCTGGCAAGATCTGAGCTTGATTAAGGCAGTGCCAAAGCCTCCAAAGAAGCAAAGCCGGGCAGATCTCAGCGAGTCTCTGCTATCCCCATCTGCGACCCTTCCTGCCCAAG CAGCTGAGCCTCATGGCCATCCCACCTCCCCGGAGACTCCCCAAGAAGAATCCAGGACTCTGCTTTGTCTCACATTCCAGGAGAAACTCCTCTCTTACTACAGAAACCATGTCACCATCCCAGAGACGGACATGGCCCTTGGTAAGCAGCTGGCAAAGGACATCTGCATTGaactgcagagcttcctgcaaaACAAGTGCCCAGAACTGCCCTTCGGCAGCATGTTCCTCAGTGGTTCCCTCTGCGATGACCTCCAGGTTGTTGTTGCTGACCATGTCTGCTTCATGCTGCCCTTGGTATTTGAAACCACGCTCTGGAGCCTCATCCCAGGAGAGGACACCATCGTACAAGACCCCCAGTTCTGGATGATCAGGCGGACTGACCTGGAGTACTTCCCTCGCGGGAGCAGCCCTTGGGACAGGTTCATAGTGGGCGGGTACCTCTCCTCCAACGTGCTCAATGAGGTGCTTCATAAAATGCTGGTGGCCTCAGTCAACTGGCCTGCCATAGGCAGCATGTTGGAGTGCCTCATCAGACCCGTGGTGGCTTCTGAGGAGCTGAAATTGGAGGTTACACATTACGAGACCCAGCTGAACATAACCCTCTGCCCAGTGACAGAAGCTGGGGATAAGGTTCTTCTTGCCAAGCCTCCAAAAGGACTTGTGGGAAACCTCTGGCGACAAAGCTTTTATAGGTCAGAGGTCTCCAAGCTTAAAGATCTGGATGCTGCAGACGCTGGAGCCAGGCGGTGCTGCCTCAAAATCCTAAAAGGTGTCTGTAAAAACCATCCCTTCTTGAGCAAACTGACTGGCAGTCACCTGACTCATGTCCTCCTCCACCTGAGTGAAACTGAATCAGACTGGACAGAGGAGGCCCTGGCTGCGAGGTTCCAGCAGGTGCTCGAATCGTTGGTTGGCTATCTGGAGGCAGGCTTCCTCCCCTGCTATTTCAATAGTCAGATTAACTTGTTCTGCGAGCTGCTGGAAGAGGAGATAGATGAGATGGGGTATGCACTCTACAGTGCTGTATCTCAGCCAGACCTCTTGTGGCAGGAACGTGCGGATAAATGA